From a single Eretmochelys imbricata isolate rEreImb1 chromosome 13, rEreImb1.hap1, whole genome shotgun sequence genomic region:
- the LOC144273187 gene encoding olfactory receptor 10A7-like, which translates to MYFFLGNLSCLETCYTSTILPRILASLLTGDKTISFRGCMVQMYFFGSLGATECYLLAAMSYDLYLAICKPLHYATLMNSRFCLLLAAGSWISAFLAISIIVLLVSQLTFCGPNEIDHFFCDLTPVLKLSRTDTRLMELTAFIFASIFTLPPFLLTVISYVAIIATILRISSATGKQKAFLTCSSHLMVVTVFYGSLTIVYVLPKNDNLKDLNKVFSVFYTVLTPLLNPLIYSLRNREVKEGLRKGLSKFLLCTTMQTL; encoded by the coding sequence atgtacttcttccttgggaacttgtcctgcttggagacctgctacacctcaaCCATCCTGCCCAGGATTCTGGCCAGTCTCCTAACTGGTGACAAAACTATTTCTTTTAGGGGCTGCATGGTACAAAtgtatttctttggttctctggGAGCTACAGAATGTTACCTCCTGGCAGCAATGTCTTATGATCTGTATTTAGCAATATGTAAACCCCTGCACTATGCAACCCTTATGAATAGCAGGTTCTGTCTACTGCTAGCAGCTGGCTCTTGGATAAGTGCATTTCTAGCTATTAGCATAATAGTATTGTTGGTGTCACAATTAactttctgtggccccaatgaaattgaccatttcttctgtgatctCACCCCTGTGTTAAAACTCTCCAGAACTGACACCCGCCTGATGGAACTTACAGCTTTCATATTCGCCTCAATTTTTACTCTCCCCCCATTTCTATTAACTGTTATATCGTATGTTGCTATTATagccaccatcctgagaatctcGTCTGCCACTGGGAAACAAAAGGCCTTCCttacctgctcctctcacctcatggTGGTTACAGTTTTCTATGGGTCCCTAACGATTGTTTATGTCTTACCCAAAAATGATAACCTGAAGgacctgaacaaagtgttctctgtcttctacacagtcctgactcccctgctcaatcccctcatctacagcctgagaaaccgGGAGGTAAAAGAGGGCCTTAGAAAGGGGTTAAGTAAATTTCTGCTTTGCACAACAATGCAGACACTGTGA